The genomic stretch CTTTGTGCTTTGGGATACGTAAGCTGTGACAGACCTTGATACTCGTAGAGTCAATAAACTCCATGCCTGTAGGCTCTCCTTTCAGATAGGTGAAGAAAGAACTGAGAGGGACTAATACGGAAGGCATGACTTCAAGAAAACGCGTGTCGCTGAGCAGGGTTGGAAATTCATTCTTGTGGTATCGGTGGATAATGCCGAGATAGAAGTTCTTAAAATCCCGTTGGTGCGACATATGAAAAGCAATAATGATGGTCATGACTTCGCTTTCGGACATGCGACCTTTGCGATGACGCTTACGTTCCCCACTCCCAAGCTGAAGTTAGTCGCGACGCCCACTGCGGAGTTAATCCCGAGTAACTTACCCCAGAACTTGGTCATGTCCTTGTAGAGGGTTTTTCCCGTCACGACGAACAAAGATTCCATAACGGTGAGCAAGAAAGACAAACCTATGGTCAGTGGGACGAATATAAAGTGATAGAGTGCGGTACTAGCGAACTGAAACCGAGACAGAAGCAAACATAAGGGCTCCTTCCCGCTAACAGAGTAGCGGGTTAGATAAGGTTATTATTGGTCTGTTTAGTTAAGCGTTAAAGCTTGGTGTTGCGCGTCAATTGCGCCTTTGCTAATGTGCGAGAGAAGGGTTTTCTCAACCAGTAATCTAAGCTTACGTAGCGACCACCGCCATAGAAGAACAGCACCAGCAACATCACAAAGTAGGTGGTCGTGAACCCCATACCGTTGTTGAGCATCACAGGGTCACCCAATTCGGTGATGTAGTTGTATCGACCTGGGAAGTTGGTTGCTAACCATTCCATAAAGCCGTTCAAACGTACGGTTGCTTCCATGCTGCTGGTGGCGATGGCATCCCAACCGTGTTTCCAGTGCACCATTGCGCTAGCAACGCTCATCAAGAAAATCATCGGAATCGACATCACTCGGGTAAACAAACCCAATGCGATACAAATACAGCCGAGAACTTCCGTACCTGCGGCAAGAAACGCTAACAACTCGGGAAATGGTAAGTTCAAACCACCATCTGCGGTGGATGCGCCAAACCACGCGACGGTGCCAGAGAAGCCCAACACCTTAGAGCGAGCACCGACAAAAATGACCGGAATGAGGTAGAGACGAATCGCAAGCAACGCTAAGTAATCGTATCTTCTGCATTTCTCGACGAGACCGTCGAACCAATTGAGGGCTGACTTAATCATAATTTTTCTCCTGAAGGGCGGACGCTGACGAGTCCTAGTTCACTGAAGTGTTGAGCCCACTCCATGAAACTGAATCTGGCGAGTTGCTGAGCAATCATTTGTTGTAGTTGAGTCAGAGTCAGAGTCAGGTTTGGTTGCTGTTGTAATAACTGAATCAATGCGACATCCACTTCTCTGAGCTTTTGCGATATCACATGATGCTGTGAGTTCCGATACACGCCATAAAATACAGGGTGACGCCTGTCAGTGAGAAAAGTCACGGAGTCTTGATGCAGCAAGAAAGGCACTTCGAGCAGCTTTAATGTTGGGTTGAGTTGCAGCACTTGGTTCTCTTCGAATATCGGATTCGGTGAAGAAGTGAATGCCGCGACTAAGGTGTCAATCTCTACATTGAACGCCACCCATTCATATTCCAACAACGCCATCTGGTCGGCAGAAATGGAGCTGGAATCTTGATGCGCTTTCTGTTGCAAAAACTGAACAAACTCGGTGGCAATATGATGAAACTCAGGTTCGGATGCGCCATGTATCACCACAAAGTCATCCACCATGCGTTCAAGTTGTTCATCAGCGAACTGCGAAGAAAATAGAGGGAACGTATTCGCAACGACACCCAAGATGTTGTCGCGGATAAATTCGCTATATCGACACAGCGCATGCTGATTCATAGGCGTGCGAATCAGAGCCGTTATGGACTCAGTTTGCGCGCGCATTTTGCTAGGAGGTTTAAGCATTGAGCACCTCCTTACACAACACTTCGAGTGTTTGGCTGAAATCCAAGATCTCACCATGAATGCTGCGAAGCTCTTCGGCCAGAACAAGCAGCGACGGCACATTGTGGTCGCGCTCAAGCAGCAAAGGCTTGCTGCCATGCACCGAGTAGGTGTAACGAGCCAGATCAATCACTTCATCAGGTACGGGTTTACCATGAGTATCGAGCAAGAAGTCGTCACGCTCTTTCAAGTGACCCGCAATGTGGTAATAACGAATCGCGTCGCTTGGTAAAGTGCTTAGCATGTCGTAAGGGCAGAAATGATGATTTCGGCTGTTGACGAACACATTGTTGATGTCGATCAGCAGCTCACATCCACTGCGCTCACTCACTTCAGCGATAAACTCGCCCTCTGGCATTTCATGTCCGTAATCGTGGTAGTAAGAGATGTTCTCTAACGCCAATGGACGCTGAATAATGTCTTGCACGCGTTGAATGCGTTCGACCAAATACGGAATGTTCTCTTTATGTCGAGGGATCGGAAGCAGTTCATACAAATAGCCCTGATTGTCTCTAGAGAAACTCAGATGTTCGCTATAGATGTCGATATTAAATTCATCGAGAAAGCGTGCGACGCCTCGTACAAAAGACTCGTTTATCGGCTGGCAATCACCAATCGATAAGCTCAAGCCATGAGCGACAAGAGGATAATATTGAGCAATGTCTTGCAGCTGTTCACGTTTCAAGCCGCCAATATTCATCCAGTTTTCCGGTGCTAATTCGAGGAAATTGATATCTGGGTGTTCGGGCAACTGACACAGTAAATCAACGTGTTCGCTGCGCAGCCCAATCCCTTTTGATGTATCGGTTATTGTCCGCATACCCCACCTGTGATTTTGCTTTTGGTTAATTTGATGGTTTCAGCTGAAGGGTTAATGCCTTCACCTGTCACACCACATTTACCGTCACGGGCGCGTACCAACCGGCCTTGCGGATCATCTTTCAACTCTTGTTTCTCAAAGCGTTTCTCTGTACCACATTTACCAGCCGCACACTTACCGCCATGTTGAGAGCTGGATTGAGCTTCTACGGGAGCTTCTGTGGGTACATCAGCAAACGCCATGCCTGAGTTTAAAGTAATGACAGACGTCATCGCGATAGATAGAGCGAGTTTATTGTTCATGAGACATCTCCTTCGCTGCGCTCATTGGGTAGCTAGATAAGTCGTGACCAGCGATAACTTGACCGTGGTAGTACTCTTTAACGATCTTGATGGAAGCGGGTTTGAGTTTTAGACCTAAGCCCATCCAGTGGTTAAGCACCAAGAGTTTTGGATTTACTTCTGCGGCGATCTTGCCGACAACCGATGGCTTAGCGTGCAGAAATGACGAGACTTCGTCGGCTTCTTCATGAATTGCCAATGGCATCAATAAGATGTCCGCACCTTTAGCGAAGTCGATGAAGTCAGGGTTACTGCCGTTTTGGTCGGCGGAAATCACCATCACTCCTTCGGCACTTTCGATTCGAAAAGCGAGGCAAGGTACGTCGCCGTGTGGGATGCCTAGTGCATAAATGGTCAACCCATCTTGCTCGTACACCTTGGTGCCTTGGGAAGTTTTGTATGGCACATCCGTAATAGTGATAGGGAACAAGCCATCACTGCCATCAAACAAACCATTCAAGTATGCGTAAGCGCCTTTATTACCGTCGAAAAGCGCTTGCATGTAACCGGTTAGGCTAGGGAATGCAGAGCCCGCTTTCGGACCGGCAATATCGAGTGGATCTTCACGATCAAAGAAGTAACCACCTTTTAGCAGGGCTGGAACGTCGGCGACGTGGTCGGTGTGAAAGTGGCTTAAACCAAGGAAGTCTAAGTCTTCCAGTTTGCCGCCCGCTTGACCGAAACGCAGATAGACACCGCCACCGGCATCGATCATCACGCGTGATTTTCCTTTCCACCAAACCAGTTCACCAGACGATGCGCGAAGGTCATCAGAAATTGGTCCGCCAGAGCCAAGAAGCTGCAAAGTAAAATCTTTGTCGAGCGGTTCGAGAGAGATCGCGTAACTGTTGGCGGCTCCGAGCGATAACCCCAGAGCCAGCACTAACGCTTTTAAAGGCTGTTTCATATCGAATACCTTTTCTTATTTGTTTTCTTTGGGTGAGCATCCAAAGAAGAGTTGAAGAGGCAAGAAAAACGATTTGTTTTTGATGTCCGTCAAAGCACGGGAATAAGATATCCAATATTGGTGGTTAATTATATCTAGTAATTTTAAAGCCTTGTTCAGGTAAATTGAACGTTATTGATTTGAGCAGAACAAGCATCAGAATGTAAAAAGGCACCGCGAAGGGTAATGCCCTTGTTTCTTGTGTATTTTCCAGACATTTTCCCGTCTTAGAGATCGACATTTTTACCGGAGTATGATCAATTATTGGTTTTAAGAATGAAGCCTATAATGCCATGAATATCTCCTACCGTTTTAAGCTGATCTGTGAAGAAATTGCTGAACTTAACGAACTCACCAGTAAAGGGAAGCACAACGCCAGAAAGCTAAAGCGTGCTCAGATCCTTTTACTGGCAAATCACAGGCAACATACAGACGCTGAAATAGGTCAGCTCTTAAATACCAGTACTTCAACGGTCTAAAGAACCAAACGCGGCTTTGTCGAAAGATCTGATCGCAGAACCCGCTTTTAGTTCCCTTCAATTCTTAACCCGAGTTCAGGTTAATTAGACAAAGTGACCTGTTTGGTAATCTTTAATAGCTTGCTCAATTTCTTCCACGGTGTTCATCACAAATGGGCCGCAGTGCACGATGGGTTCATGGATTGGCATTCCAGCGAGAATTAGGGCGCCACTTTCCTCTTGCGCCGACAGTTTCAGTTGTTCTGCGTTGCTCAAGACGCCGAGTTGCCCTGCACTGACAAGGTGTTGGTCAATGGCAATTTTCCCTTGGTAGACAAATACTAAACATTGAAAGTCTGCCGGGATCTCGACCGTGAGCTCATGGGAGGCGTTGCTGCGCCAATCGGCAATGGTCATGGCTATCGAACTGCTTTGCAGTGGGCCAGCGATCTCATGCGCATCGATAGATAGCGCTCCGGCAATCACGCGAACTATGCCCCAGTCAGGATGGCTTTTTTCGGTAATGCTCTCAGGCTGGAAATCGTGGTATTGCGCTGGCGACATTTTGTTTTTGGCTGGCTGGTTAATCCAGATTTGAAACCCATGCAGCTGCCCATCCATCATAATCGGCATTTCGCTGTGTATCACGCCGCGACCTGCCGCCATCCATTGAGCTCCACCACTTCTCAGTTCTCCGACATTCCCCATGTGATCTTTGTGCTGAAAATGGCCATTGAGCATATAGGTCAAGGTTTCAATACCGCGATGCGGGTGCGGTGGAAAGCCGCCGATATAGTCGGCCGCCTTATCTGATTTCAGCTCGTCAATCATCAGAAAAGGAGAAAAGTTCGGTTGGTTAAAACCCGCGACACGACGAATATTAACCCCATCACCATCTGAGGTTCGAACGGCGCGATGGAGTTGTTTTACAGTGCGGTATGAGGACATGGCTGACTCCTTGTTTTTCCAATGAGTTTAATGACATTCGTCGAATGAGAGCAGGTTGGAAAGTTGTTCAACATGTTCGAAAGATTTGAAAACCAGCAAGTGTTTTGGCGAGAAAATTGGCATCCTGATCTGGACAATTCAGCATGTCGGAAACACATGCTTACGGTTTTCACTCTCATTTGAGAGAGGTATTTAAATCGTCATAGGGGGAATTGACTATACTAACAATAGCCTAGTCAAAACGGAGGTGTAGTGTGTCTGTACAACCGAAGCACAGTGACCATTCCCCTCGCTATGAAGTGCCGGATCTGACCAACGAGCAGCGGCATAGATTTACCTCGGTGGCGAACAAAGCG from Vibrio navarrensis encodes the following:
- a CDS encoding pirin family protein, whose product is MSSYRTVKQLHRAVRTSDGDGVNIRRVAGFNQPNFSPFLMIDELKSDKAADYIGGFPPHPHRGIETLTYMLNGHFQHKDHMGNVGELRSGGAQWMAAGRGVIHSEMPIMMDGQLHGFQIWINQPAKNKMSPAQYHDFQPESITEKSHPDWGIVRVIAGALSIDAHEIAGPLQSSSIAMTIADWRSNASHELTVEIPADFQCLVFVYQGKIAIDQHLVSAGQLGVLSNAEQLKLSAQEESGALILAGMPIHEPIVHCGPFVMNTVEEIEQAIKDYQTGHFV
- a CDS encoding DUF692 domain-containing protein, which gives rise to MRTITDTSKGIGLRSEHVDLLCQLPEHPDINFLELAPENWMNIGGLKREQLQDIAQYYPLVAHGLSLSIGDCQPINESFVRGVARFLDEFNIDIYSEHLSFSRDNQGYLYELLPIPRHKENIPYLVERIQRVQDIIQRPLALENISYYHDYGHEMPEGEFIAEVSERSGCELLIDINNVFVNSRNHHFCPYDMLSTLPSDAIRYYHIAGHLKERDDFLLDTHGKPVPDEVIDLARYTYSVHGSKPLLLERDHNVPSLLVLAEELRSIHGEILDFSQTLEVLCKEVLNA
- a CDS encoding MBL fold metallo-hydrolase gives rise to the protein MKQPLKALVLALGLSLGAANSYAISLEPLDKDFTLQLLGSGGPISDDLRASSGELVWWKGKSRVMIDAGGGVYLRFGQAGGKLEDLDFLGLSHFHTDHVADVPALLKGGYFFDREDPLDIAGPKAGSAFPSLTGYMQALFDGNKGAYAYLNGLFDGSDGLFPITITDVPYKTSQGTKVYEQDGLTIYALGIPHGDVPCLAFRIESAEGVMVISADQNGSNPDFIDFAKGADILLMPLAIHEEADEVSSFLHAKPSVVGKIAAEVNPKLLVLNHWMGLGLKLKPASIKIVKEYYHGQVIAGHDLSSYPMSAAKEMSHEQ
- a CDS encoding putative DNA-binding domain-containing protein produces the protein MLKPPSKMRAQTESITALIRTPMNQHALCRYSEFIRDNILGVVANTFPLFSSQFADEQLERMVDDFVVIHGASEPEFHHIATEFVQFLQQKAHQDSSSISADQMALLEYEWVAFNVEIDTLVAAFTSSPNPIFEENQVLQLNPTLKLLEVPFLLHQDSVTFLTDRRHPVFYGVYRNSQHHVISQKLREVDVALIQLLQQQPNLTLTLTQLQQMIAQQLARFSFMEWAQHFSELGLVSVRPSGEKL
- a CDS encoding DoxX family protein produces the protein MIKSALNWFDGLVEKCRRYDYLALLAIRLYLIPVIFVGARSKVLGFSGTVAWFGASTADGGLNLPFPELLAFLAAGTEVLGCICIALGLFTRVMSIPMIFLMSVASAMVHWKHGWDAIATSSMEATVRLNGFMEWLATNFPGRYNYITELGDPVMLNNGMGFTTTYFVMLLVLFFYGGGRYVSLDYWLRKPFSRTLAKAQLTRNTKL